A window of the Haloquadratum walsbyi C23 genome harbors these coding sequences:
- a CDS encoding 30S ribosomal protein S28e, translating to MSAEETASDSTSAEIIEIVGKTGMHGEAMQVKCRIREGSNQGRIITRNVLGPVREGDVLQLRETQRDADSIGGQ from the coding sequence ATGAGCGCTGAAGAGACCGCGAGTGACTCAACTTCTGCGGAGATAATCGAGATTGTTGGCAAGACTGGGATGCATGGCGAAGCAATGCAAGTTAAATGCCGCATTCGGGAAGGGTCTAATCAGGGTCGTATTATCACACGCAATGTGCTTGGACCTGTCCGTGAGGGGGATGTGCTACAACTTCGTGAAACACAGCGAGATGCTGACTCAATTGGAGGTCAATAA
- a CDS encoding 50S ribosomal protein L24e: MVETRTCDFSGEEIEPGTGTMLVKTDGTILHFKDSKAEKNYRLGREPRDLEWTEAGSTGDANE; this comes from the coding sequence ATGGTTGAAACACGAACATGCGACTTTTCTGGTGAAGAAATCGAACCTGGAACCGGGACAATGCTCGTCAAGACCGATGGGACAATTCTTCATTTCAAAGATTCAAAAGCCGAGAAGAACTATCGTCTCGGTCGCGAACCCCGTGATCTAGAGTGGACTGAGGCTGGGTCCACTGGAGACGCAAACGAATGA
- a CDS encoding 5-methyltetrahydropteroyltriglutamate--homocysteine methyltransferase: protein MSEYVATSPGLFPLPDWAKSELSDLKGHQKEDLITGDESSEVRGVYDTSRTEAIETQFEMGFDRIVGGQHRWDDMLAHPLTIHDNVETGGIIRYYDNNNFYRDPRVTGELTPTGDIADELAATAETLTEINANNESNSDSPGGDTALQAVLPGPYSLADLATNNYYPDEATFLSAIGELLTKEAAALPSHETLFLLEPSLVTAAPNDDIAPLVSETISNIADATESEVIVYTYFGALDEKTYAYLMDASVSALGFDIVAGEREQTLYNVTEYGVTTDIALGVADGQNTLVQSSETLAERASWFQNQVPSTEFDTVYLTTSAEPFYLPVNKHRKKLTALAGATTDSPNATTETEVEA, encoded by the coding sequence ATGAGCGAATATGTAGCGACATCGCCTGGATTGTTTCCACTTCCTGACTGGGCGAAATCAGAGTTATCGGATCTGAAGGGTCATCAAAAAGAGGATTTAATCACAGGCGATGAGTCATCAGAAGTCCGCGGAGTCTATGATACATCGCGAACAGAGGCAATCGAAACACAATTTGAGATGGGATTTGACCGTATTGTCGGCGGTCAGCACAGATGGGATGATATGCTTGCACATCCGCTGACAATTCATGATAATGTTGAGACTGGTGGTATTATTCGATATTACGATAACAATAATTTCTATCGTGATCCACGGGTGACTGGTGAGCTCACCCCAACAGGAGATATTGCAGATGAATTAGCAGCAACCGCGGAGACGCTGACAGAGATTAACGCAAATAATGAATCCAACTCTGATTCTCCTGGAGGTGACACTGCGCTTCAGGCGGTTCTCCCCGGTCCATACTCATTAGCCGATCTTGCTACGAACAATTATTATCCAGATGAGGCAACATTCCTCTCAGCAATAGGGGAATTGCTTACAAAAGAGGCTGCAGCATTGCCGTCGCATGAAACCTTGTTTTTACTTGAGCCATCGCTTGTAACTGCTGCTCCAAATGACGACATTGCACCGCTTGTCTCAGAGACAATCTCAAACATCGCAGATGCGACCGAATCGGAGGTTATTGTATACACTTACTTCGGCGCGTTGGATGAGAAGACATACGCGTATCTTATGGATGCATCAGTATCGGCACTTGGGTTTGATATCGTCGCGGGTGAGCGAGAACAGACGCTATACAACGTCACTGAATATGGCGTTACCACGGATATCGCTCTTGGGGTCGCCGATGGGCAGAATACACTTGTTCAGTCCTCAGAAACACTGGCTGAACGTGCGAGTTGGTTCCAAAATCAGGTCCCATCAACTGAGTTTGATACTGTTTATCTCACCACCAGTGCTGAGCCGTTTTATTTACCTGTAAACAAACATCGCAAAAAGCTCACTGCATTAGCAGGCGCAACAACGGATAGTCCAAATGCAACAACGGAAACAGAGGTTGAAGCATAA
- the ndk gene encoding nucleoside-diphosphate kinase, with amino-acid sequence MSEEAPVHERTFVMVKPDGVQRGLIGEIISRFEDRGLTLVGGKFTRLDTEVARDHYGEHKDKPFFDDLVSFITAGPVFAMVWEGADATRQVRSMVGETDPAESAPGTIRGDYGLDLGRNVIHASDHEDEGANEREIQLFFDESELYTYERIDDPWLYE; translated from the coding sequence ATGAGCGAGGAAGCACCAGTTCATGAACGAACTTTTGTGATGGTCAAACCTGATGGTGTCCAGCGTGGACTCATCGGTGAAATCATAAGTCGCTTCGAAGACCGGGGGCTCACGCTTGTTGGTGGAAAATTCACTCGGCTTGATACTGAAGTCGCACGCGATCATTACGGTGAACACAAAGACAAGCCATTTTTTGATGATCTCGTGTCATTCATTACTGCCGGTCCAGTGTTTGCGATGGTCTGGGAAGGTGCAGACGCAACCCGACAGGTCCGGTCAATGGTCGGTGAAACAGACCCCGCTGAATCTGCGCCAGGAACAATCCGCGGTGATTATGGACTTGACCTTGGTCGGAATGTAATCCATGCATCTGATCATGAGGATGAGGGGGCAAATGAGCGCGAAATCCAACTGTTCTTTGATGAGTCAGAACTCTATACATACGAACGGATTGATGACCCGTGGCTGTATGAGTAA
- the rpl7ae gene encoding 50S ribosomal protein L7Ae — MPVYVEFDVPADLADDALEALEVARDTGTVKKGTNETTKAIERGTAELVLVAEDVSPEEIVMHLPELADEKGITLAFVETQDEIGQAAGLEVGSAAAAIIDAGEADSDVDDITAKIEELR, encoded by the coding sequence ATGCCAGTTTATGTAGAATTTGATGTACCGGCTGACCTTGCAGATGATGCTCTTGAAGCACTCGAGGTCGCTCGGGACACGGGAACGGTAAAGAAAGGAACGAATGAAACAACCAAAGCTATCGAACGTGGGACTGCTGAACTTGTCCTGGTTGCTGAAGATGTCTCTCCTGAAGAAATTGTGATGCATCTTCCAGAACTCGCCGATGAAAAAGGCATTACGCTCGCCTTCGTTGAAACGCAAGACGAGATTGGACAAGCAGCAGGACTTGAAGTGGGCTCTGCTGCTGCTGCCATCATCGACGCTGGCGAGGCAGACAGTGATGTCGATGATATCACAGCAAAGATTGAGGAACTTAGATAA
- a CDS encoding methionine synthase, producing the protein MSRNADNRAQFRPDDHDSNHFLLTTVVGSYPKPKWLNRANDLVDEDRSTFDPDNLTEAHDDAARLITKEHEHTGLDTVVDGEMRREEMVEYFAHRVPGYEFNGPVKVWGHNYFNKPSVTSEVEYDEPWLVDEFNFTTDVANRPVKVPITGPYTLARWSFNEAYDTEEDLAYDLAELVNEEVSRLVDAGARYIQIDEPALATTPGDYAIVGESLERIVDDISTDVRIGLHVCYGDYSRIYPEINEFPIDEFDVELCNDGYEQIEVFTEPAFEPDLALGVVDAHDATVETVTEIKQNIKRGLEVVPPERLTISPDCGLKLLPREMAREKMANMVQATREIEAELDAGDVAIPAVEDPPIASQADST; encoded by the coding sequence ATGTCACGTAACGCTGATAACCGCGCGCAGTTCCGTCCAGATGACCATGATTCAAATCACTTCTTATTGACAACTGTTGTCGGAAGTTATCCAAAGCCAAAGTGGCTCAACCGCGCGAACGATCTTGTTGATGAAGACAGATCAACGTTTGATCCGGATAATTTGACTGAGGCACACGATGATGCAGCGCGTCTCATTACGAAAGAGCACGAACATACTGGACTTGACACGGTTGTCGATGGTGAGATGCGACGTGAAGAGATGGTTGAGTACTTTGCACACCGAGTCCCGGGGTATGAATTCAATGGACCGGTGAAAGTGTGGGGGCATAATTATTTCAATAAGCCATCTGTTACGTCTGAGGTCGAATACGACGAGCCATGGTTGGTTGATGAGTTCAACTTCACCACGGATGTAGCAAACCGGCCGGTAAAGGTACCAATTACCGGACCATACACGCTTGCTCGGTGGTCATTTAATGAGGCATATGATACCGAAGAGGATCTTGCGTATGATTTAGCCGAGCTCGTCAACGAAGAGGTAAGCCGACTTGTCGACGCCGGTGCGAGATATATTCAGATCGACGAACCTGCACTTGCAACCACACCAGGTGATTATGCGATTGTTGGCGAATCCCTTGAGCGAATTGTTGACGATATCAGCACTGATGTTCGAATCGGTCTCCATGTCTGTTATGGAGATTACTCACGGATTTACCCTGAGATCAATGAGTTCCCGATTGATGAGTTTGATGTCGAACTCTGTAATGATGGATATGAACAAATTGAGGTGTTCACTGAGCCTGCGTTCGAACCGGATCTTGCACTTGGAGTTGTTGATGCTCATGATGCAACCGTTGAAACTGTGACAGAAATAAAACAGAATATCAAACGTGGACTTGAGGTCGTTCCGCCTGAGCGGCTCACGATCTCACCAGACTGTGGGCTTAAGCTGTTGCCAAGAGAAATGGCTCGTGAGAAAATGGCAAATATGGTGCAAGCTACTCGTGAAATTGAAGCTGAACTTGATGCCGGCGATGTCGCAATTCCAGCTGTTGAGGACCCACCAATCGCATCGCAAGCCGACTCAACCTAG